CGTTCCCCGTCCCGAGCTGGGCCAGGCTCCGCCCGGAGAGGAAGGGGAGTCCCGCGATCGCACCGCCGTACTGCAGGTACTCGCGACGGTCGACGAGTGACGTCGGTATGGCTCGATCGGTCGTGGTCCGTTCGTCGGTCGGTCTGGAATGGTCGTTTCCGTTCATGTATCGATCTGACTGGTGTTAATCGGTCCGCTGACGGTACTGGCTGCGACCGCTGCTCGCCCCCGGCAACGTTCTCGTCACTGCATCCCATTCCGATCAGAGGTAAATAACGAGCCAACACTCACAATATGTGTGAGTATCACTATCTCAAAACGAGTCGGCTATGCGAAATCGAACAGTCCACGGTAGCCCCGTCTCGGGTGAGTACAGCGGTTCATCGACTCTTCCAAGAGGCCGACAAAACGCCGAAAGACGCCCCCAGAACCAGTGATGGTGTGATGGGTGGCACTTACCGGAACTCGGACATCACTTCGTCCGCGAACAGTTCCATCCCGCTCGTCTCCGGGAAGTCGGTGAACCAGAACTGGAACTTCGTGACGCCGGCCTCGATCCGCCGTTCGATTGCCTCGGCGCACTCCTCGGGCGTCCCCATGATGAAGTACTCGCGGGCGTCCGCCTCGGTCTCGATCGGCGCCTGGTCCGTGTATTCTTCCTCGAACTGGATGGGCGTCATCAGATCGAGCAACCGATCGAACTTCTCCTCATCGCGCGTGCAGATGACGTGGCCGTCCCAGGAGTACTCGATCGCGTCGGGATCGCGGCCGACGGTCTCGCAGTGGTCTTCGATGACCTCGATCTTGTGGTTCAGGGTCTCGACGTCGCCGTTGAAGACGTCCGTATTCCAGACATCTGCGTGTTTCGCGACGAGCTTGAGCGTTACCTCCTCACCCTGTCCGCCGACGAGGATGGGCGGGTGAGGATTCTGAACCGGCGGCGGCGAACAGTAGGCGTCCTCGATCCGGTAGTGGTCGCCGTCGAAACTCGCTCCGTCGCTTCCGGCGTCCCACAGTCGCTTCATCAGACGGATCGACTCGTCGAGGCGCAGCAGTCGCTCGAAGCCGTCGCGGTACTCCCAGCCGTAGGCGTCGTACTCGGGTTCGTGCCAGCCGGCGCCGAGTCCGAGTTCGAGTCGGCCGTCGGAGATCACGTCCAGCGTGGCGGCCATCTTCGCGACGAGCGCGGGATTGCGGTAATCGTTACAGAGGACGAGCGACCCGAGGTTGATATCCTCGGTGAAGCCGGCGATGGCAGACAGGAGCGTCCAGCACTCGTACTCGGCGTGATCGCGGCCGAGCAGCAGGTGGTCGGGCGCCCAGGCGGCATCGAACCCCAGCTCTTCGGCTTTCTCGATGCCGGCACGCGTCGTCTCCCAGTCGAGGGACTCGTACTGCGGCGTATCCCGGTGGACCGGCTCGTCGTCTCCTGCGTCCGGCGCACCGGCGAAGACGGGAATATTGTACTCGAAGGTGACGTCCGTCATCGTTACTCTACGGCGAAGTGATCGAGCGCCTCGCGGTTGAGTTCGGCGCTCAGGCCGACGCCGTCCGGCAGCTGGATGACGCCGTTCTCGGCGTTCGGCGGGTTCTGGTAGATCGCGTCGGCGTAGGTCGACTCCTTGTCCTCCTGTTGCTCTTTGTACCACTCCGGAATGGGGAAGTACTCCGCCATGGGGGAGTTAGTCGACGCGGCGATGAAGTGGAGGTGCGGGTTCGTTCCGCTGTGGGGGATGACCGGAACGTCGTGAGCGCTGGCGATGGCGTCGATGCGCTGGAGTTCGGTCAGTCCGCCGCAGCGGTGCACATCCGGTTGGAGGATGTCGACCGCGTCGCGCTCCAGCAGCTCCTTGTGCCCCCAGCGGGTGAACTCGTGTTCGCCGCCGGAAATCGGGATATCCGTCGAGGCGCGGACCTCCGCGTAGCCGTCGATGTCGTCGGGGATGACCGGCTCCTCGACCCACTCCATGTCGTACTTCTCGAGGCGATCGAGCATCTTCTTCGCGTACCGGACATCCCAGCCCATGTAGGCGTCGCCAGCGATTTTGATATCGTGGCCGACAGCGTCGCGGACCGTCTTGACGATCTCCTCGTTCTTTTTCATGCCCTCCCGCCCGGCCTCTGGACCGTACTGGAAGCGAAGCTTCATCGCGTCGAACCCCTGTTCGACGTAGTCGATGGCCTCCCGTTCGAGCGTCTCGAGGTCGACGGGGTGGAGATTACTCGCGTAGCAGGGGATTTCGTCGGTGACGGGCCCGCCGAGCAGTTCGTACACCGGTTTGTTCGCCGCTTTGCCCGCGATATCCCACAGCGCCAGGTCGACGGCGCTGATCGCCTCGATGGCGGCGCCCTTCCGGCCGAAGGGGATCGTCGCTCGATACATCACGTCCCAGAGCTTCTCCCGCTCGCGAGGATCCTCGCCGACGACGAGTTTCGACAGCGTCTCGTCGACGATGGTCGCGATAGCACCGGTCGCCCAGTTGCCGTGGCCAACGCCGGTGATTCCCGCGTCAGTCTCTACCTCAACCACGACGTCGCCGACCGGTCCCATCCACTTCCGACGGGCCTGCGGGTTGTCCCCCTCGGCGTTGTTGTACTCGTCGTACTTGCTCATCACGGTGACGAGCGGGAACTCGACGAATTCGCCCCAGGACTCGGTGCTTACGTTGGTCGCGGATATGTCTGTGATCTCCATAGTATCGGACCGTGTACACTCTGACTCCGCTCGGCAACGGTAAAATCTTTTTCACTGTTCGGATCGTCGACATCGAACTCGCTCGGCGGCGCTCGGCCGCGTCACTCCAGGTGCACTGTGAGCAGTTCGGTACTCGCAACGGTATTTCATCACCAACTGAATGACAGCCGAAGAATTATCACACCGTTTGCTGAGAGTACGGGTCGGGGACGAGTGGGAGTCGGTAGCACGAGCGCGCTTCGTGAGCGGGGGCCCGTCGCCGAGACGGCCACTGACGGAGAGACGCGGCTCCCGATCGGTCGTCCCCGAGACAGCAGCGTACTACTCCAGCGATGCCAACACACACGAACCGAGACGAGCGGAAGACGGAGACGACGGTATCGAACTCGATTCAGCGGCGAACGTTCCTGGCCGCGAGCGGACTCGTCGGCGCGTCGAGCCTGGTCTGTGGCAACGTCACGGCGAGACAGAACGACGGTCGCGGTCGGGAACGCCCCGAAGCGCTCGAGCGGTCCGTTCTCACCGAGAACGGGCTGGGCAACGCACAGACGGATACCCCGCCGTTCCAGCCGCGGTTGACGACGTACAACGACCGCCAGTACTACGCCTACTGGACGCACGAGGGAACCCTCGTCGTCGCCGCACGCGACCTTCCGGACGGCGAGTGGGAGCGGAACGCACTCGACGTTCGGATCGGTGTCCGGGACGGCCACTGGACGCCAGGCGTCGGCGTCGGGCCGGACGGACACGTGTTTCTGAACTACAACACGCGCGACTCCGAGATACGGTGGCGCCGGAGCGCGAATCCGGAGGACGTCGGTTCGTTCGAGGAAGAGCGCGTCGGGATGACTGGCCAAAACGAGTCGAGCGTCACCTACCTCGAGTTCACGCGGTTGCTCGACGGGACGCTTCTCGCGGGATACCGCGAAGGAATGTCCGGGGCCGGCAACTGGATGCTGAACCGGTGGAATCCCGACGAGGAGGACTGGGAGCCGCTCCAGCACCCGCTCATCGACGGCGAGGGAGAACACAACTCGTACATGTGGAACCTGGTCCAGTCGGAAGACGGGACGCTCCACTACTTCTTCAACTGGCGCGAGACCTGGGACGTCCAGACCAACGTCGACCTCTCGTACGCGCGCAGCACCGACGGCGGCGAGACCTGGGAGCGGAGCGACGGCACGGCGTACCCGTTGCCGATCACGTACGGGGAGACGGAGATCGTCGATCCGATCGAACCGGGCAGCAACTTCATCAATCAGGGGTGGGCGAGCTACGATCCGCGCACCGGCGCGCCACACGTCGCGTACTATCGCGACGACGAGAACGGCAACACCCAGGTGTTCCACGCGTACCTCGCCGACGGCGAGTGGGTGACCGAACCGGCGACGAACCGCACCACCGACATCGATCTCGGCGGTCCCGGCGTGGTCGCGTCGCCGATCGGACGGATGGGAATCGTCGTCGACGACGACGGCGACGTTCACATCCTCACGCGAGACTTCGAGAACGGGAGCTGGCCGCTCCTCGTCGAGAAGAGAGACGAGGAGTGGCAGACGTCGGTGCTCTACAAGCGGAACATGACCTGGAGCGACATCCATATCGATCCCGCCCGATGGCGAGAAGATCGCGTTCTCAGTTACATCGATCACCAGCAAAACGTCGGCGACGTCCCGTGGAGTGCCCATTCGCTGGTGGGTATCACTGATGTCGACCTCGACCGATTGAAGCGATCGAATCGGACGATCGACCTGTCCAGCGAACCGGGCGAACTGGACGTGTACGCGTCTACCGAAGCCGTCGATCCGCCACTATCGGTTACGAGTACGTCATTCGAGGATACCGACGCGGCACTCGCCGTCACGGAGACGTCCGTTCCGGCTACTCCGGCATACGCCCGGGCGACCGTCTCGCTGGATTCGAACACCGACGTCACCGTCGAAGCGAGGGTGAAGGCACACG
This is a stretch of genomic DNA from Natrinema salifodinae. It encodes these proteins:
- a CDS encoding LLM class flavin-dependent oxidoreductase; the protein is MTDVTFEYNIPVFAGAPDAGDDEPVHRDTPQYESLDWETTRAGIEKAEELGFDAAWAPDHLLLGRDHAEYECWTLLSAIAGFTEDINLGSLVLCNDYRNPALVAKMAATLDVISDGRLELGLGAGWHEPEYDAYGWEYRDGFERLLRLDESIRLMKRLWDAGSDGASFDGDHYRIEDAYCSPPPVQNPHPPILVGGQGEEVTLKLVAKHADVWNTDVFNGDVETLNHKIEVIEDHCETVGRDPDAIEYSWDGHVICTRDEEKFDRLLDLMTPIQFEEEYTDQAPIETEADAREYFIMGTPEECAEAIERRIEAGVTKFQFWFTDFPETSGMELFADEVMSEFR
- a CDS encoding BNR repeat-containing protein produces the protein MPTHTNRDERKTETTVSNSIQRRTFLAASGLVGASSLVCGNVTARQNDGRGRERPEALERSVLTENGLGNAQTDTPPFQPRLTTYNDRQYYAYWTHEGTLVVAARDLPDGEWERNALDVRIGVRDGHWTPGVGVGPDGHVFLNYNTRDSEIRWRRSANPEDVGSFEEERVGMTGQNESSVTYLEFTRLLDGTLLAGYREGMSGAGNWMLNRWNPDEEDWEPLQHPLIDGEGEHNSYMWNLVQSEDGTLHYFFNWRETWDVQTNVDLSYARSTDGGETWERSDGTAYPLPITYGETEIVDPIEPGSNFINQGWASYDPRTGAPHVAYYRDDENGNTQVFHAYLADGEWVTEPATNRTTDIDLGGPGVVASPIGRMGIVVDDDGDVHILTRDFENGSWPLLVEKRDEEWQTSVLYKRNMTWSDIHIDPARWREDRVLSYIDHQQNVGDVPWSAHSLVGITDVDLDRLKRSNRTIDLSSEPGELDVYASTEAVDPPLSVTSTSFEDTDAALAVTETSVPATPAYARATVSLDSNTDVTVEARVKAHGEHGITYGDPVEITADGTTDWLKIPQAFRAGFVTVQLRTGSDDRPATIADTTLEIGYHDPTDVDDAGSPHGGGRDE
- a CDS encoding enolase C-terminal domain-like protein, with protein sequence MEITDISATNVSTESWGEFVEFPLVTVMSKYDEYNNAEGDNPQARRKWMGPVGDVVVEVETDAGITGVGHGNWATGAIATIVDETLSKLVVGEDPREREKLWDVMYRATIPFGRKGAAIEAISAVDLALWDIAGKAANKPVYELLGGPVTDEIPCYASNLHPVDLETLEREAIDYVEQGFDAMKLRFQYGPEAGREGMKKNEEIVKTVRDAVGHDIKIAGDAYMGWDVRYAKKMLDRLEKYDMEWVEEPVIPDDIDGYAEVRASTDIPISGGEHEFTRWGHKELLERDAVDILQPDVHRCGGLTELQRIDAIASAHDVPVIPHSGTNPHLHFIAASTNSPMAEYFPIPEWYKEQQEDKESTYADAIYQNPPNAENGVIQLPDGVGLSAELNREALDHFAVE